Proteins from a genomic interval of Pseudoruegeria sp. SHC-113:
- the recO gene encoding DNA repair protein RecO codes for MEWREEGVLIAVRRHGESAAIIEVFTESHGRHAGVVRGGASRKIAPVLQPGAQLDLTWRARLEDHIGAFTVEPRRSRAGLLSERAPLAGLNALCAMLAFALPEREPHPRLYAQTQTVLDLLGESDLWPYAYLQWELALLRALGFPLSLDACAVTGAQTGLIYVSPKTGRAVSAEGAGDWADRLLPLPAFLAEGRPPEAGEIAQGFALSGFFLTSRIAEGLAGKPLPPARRRLLDLLARQSASAR; via the coding sequence ATGGAATGGCGCGAAGAGGGCGTGTTGATTGCCGTGCGGCGGCACGGCGAAAGCGCCGCGATCATCGAAGTGTTTACCGAAAGCCACGGCCGCCACGCGGGCGTCGTGCGCGGCGGCGCGAGCCGCAAGATCGCCCCGGTGCTGCAACCGGGGGCGCAGCTCGATCTGACGTGGCGCGCGCGGCTTGAAGATCACATCGGTGCTTTCACGGTGGAGCCGCGTAGGAGCCGGGCCGGATTGCTATCAGAGCGGGCCCCGTTGGCCGGGCTGAACGCGCTCTGCGCGATGCTGGCTTTTGCCTTGCCCGAGCGCGAGCCGCACCCGCGCCTTTATGCCCAGACGCAGACGGTGCTCGATCTGCTCGGCGAGAGCGATCTCTGGCCCTATGCCTATCTGCAGTGGGAATTGGCCCTTCTGCGCGCCTTAGGCTTTCCGCTTTCCCTTGATGCCTGCGCGGTGACGGGGGCGCAAACCGGCCTGATCTACGTCTCCCCCAAGACAGGCCGCGCCGTCAGTGCGGAAGGCGCCGGGGACTGGGCCGACAGGCTCCTGCCGCTCCCGGCTTTTCTAGCAGAAGGGCGGCCGCCGGAGGCGGGCGAAATCGCGCAAGGCTTTGCGCTCTCGGGTTTTTTCCTCACGAGCCGCATCGCGGAAGGACTGGCCGGGAAACCGCTGCCACCGGCCCGCCGGCGGCTTCTGGACCTGCTCGCGCGTCAGTCGGCCTCGGCGCGGTAA
- a CDS encoding ABZJ_00895 family protein, with the protein MKPNLIRYGGTVIAIVFVMAILNALALQYVGFGIPPAATILLPLMLAAAREGQIAARAGLAAPEMPALLRAAGICTAVYALIAACFFLVLRLSFGEAFALPGAGMARFGLTGFILVVAFVINASFLSLGHKTETKKLAQKAGK; encoded by the coding sequence ATGAAACCAAACCTGATCCGCTACGGCGGCACCGTCATCGCCATTGTTTTCGTCATGGCCATCCTGAACGCGCTCGCGTTGCAATATGTCGGGTTCGGCATCCCGCCCGCGGCGACGATCCTGCTGCCGCTCATGCTGGCCGCCGCGCGCGAAGGGCAGATTGCGGCGCGCGCTGGGTTGGCCGCACCGGAGATGCCCGCCCTGCTGCGCGCCGCCGGGATCTGCACTGCCGTTTACGCCTTGATCGCGGCCTGTTTCTTCCTGGTCCTGCGGCTCTCCTTCGGGGAGGCCTTCGCGCTGCCCGGCGCAGGGATGGCGCGCTTTGGCCTGACGGGCTTCATCCTCGTGGTGGCCTTCGTGATCAACGCCTCCTTCCTGTCGCTCGGGCACAAGACGGAAACGAAGAAGCTGGCGCAGAAGGCGGGCAAATGA
- a CDS encoding DUF2062 domain-containing protein: MDFVYPRRGWGRGFSYLKHRLRRLPDTPEKIARGIFAGVFVCFTPLFGVHFFIAAFIAMILRGNIVASLLATFFGNPVTFPIIAVVSMKTGHFLLGEAYSAEESKTLYQNFKGAGADVKDNFLAIFSDRTADWSQLSQFYHDVYLPYLVGGLIPGIITGLVAYYMSVPVIAAYQKRRKGKLKKKLAQLRAKAAKAADEPAQSR; this comes from the coding sequence ATGGACTTCGTCTATCCGCGGCGCGGCTGGGGCCGGGGCTTCAGCTACCTCAAGCACCGTCTGCGCCGTCTGCCCGACACGCCGGAAAAGATCGCGCGCGGGATCTTTGCCGGGGTATTCGTCTGCTTCACGCCGCTCTTCGGGGTCCATTTCTTCATCGCCGCCTTCATCGCCATGATCCTGCGCGGCAATATCGTGGCCTCGCTTCTGGCCACCTTCTTCGGCAACCCGGTGACCTTCCCGATCATCGCCGTTGTCTCGATGAAGACGGGCCACTTCCTGCTGGGCGAGGCCTATAGCGCGGAAGAGAGCAAGACGCTCTATCAGAACTTCAAGGGCGCGGGCGCGGATGTGAAGGACAACTTCCTCGCCATCTTCTCGGACCGCACGGCCGATTGGTCGCAGCTCAGCCAGTTTTACCACGATGTCTACCTGCCCTATCTGGTGGGCGGGCTGATCCCCGGCATCATCACCGGGCTCGTGGCCTATTACATGAGCGTGCCGGTGATCGCCGCTTACCAGAAGCGGCGCAAGGGCAAGCTGAAGAAGAAACTCGCGCAGCTGCGCGCCAAGGCCGCGAAGGCGGCTGACGAACCTGCCCAGAGCCGCTAG
- the lepB gene encoding signal peptidase I, with protein sequence MAAKAEKEEGIMETVKTVVYALLIAGVFRTLFFQPFWIPSGSMKDTLLIGDFLFVNKMAYGYSQHSCPFSMCPIPGRILGSEPERGDVVVFRHPVNNTDFIKRLIGLPGDKIQMQNGVLFINGEEAVQTPDGTFTEIFEKQGPIGNMPRCTTPVGIGADCEKDKFVETLPGGVSHSILNITNAATDTTGVITVPAGHYFFMGDNRDNSTDSRVPQSVGGVGFVPYENLIGRADRVMFSSAGRSLFFFWTWRSDRFFKRIE encoded by the coding sequence ATGGCCGCGAAAGCAGAAAAAGAAGAAGGCATCATGGAGACCGTCAAAACGGTCGTCTACGCGCTTCTGATCGCAGGCGTCTTCCGGACGCTCTTCTTCCAGCCCTTCTGGATCCCTTCGGGCTCCATGAAGGATACGCTGCTGATCGGCGATTTCCTCTTCGTCAACAAGATGGCCTATGGCTACTCGCAGCACTCCTGCCCCTTCTCCATGTGCCCGATCCCGGGCCGGATCCTCGGCAGCGAGCCCGAGCGCGGCGACGTGGTGGTGTTCCGCCACCCGGTGAACAACACCGATTTCATCAAGCGCCTGATCGGCCTGCCCGGCGACAAGATCCAGATGCAGAACGGCGTGCTGTTCATCAACGGCGAGGAAGCCGTGCAGACGCCTGATGGCACCTTCACCGAAATCTTCGAAAAGCAGGGCCCCATCGGCAACATGCCCCGTTGTACCACGCCCGTGGGCATCGGCGCGGATTGCGAGAAGGACAAATTCGTCGAGACCCTGCCCGGCGGCGTCTCGCACTCCATTCTCAACATCACCAACGCCGCGACCGACACCACCGGCGTGATCACCGTGCCCGCAGGCCACTACTTCTTCATGGGCGACAACCGTGACAACTCCACCGACAGCCGCGTGCCGCAGAGCGTCGGCGGTGTCGGCTTCGTGCCCTATGAAAACCTGATCGGCCGCGCCGACCGGGTGATGTTCTCCTCCGCCGGGCGTTCGCTGTTCTTCTTCTGGACGTGGCGCTCCGACCGTTTCTTCAAGAGGATCGAGTGA
- the acpS gene encoding holo-ACP synthase, whose protein sequence is MILGIGTDLANIERIEATLERFGDRFRNRVFTDLEQAKAERRRDTAGTYAKRWAAKEACSKALGTGLSMGIAWKDMSVTNLRTGQPVMHVTGWAAERLKEMTPEGHEAIIHVTLTDDHPWAQAFVVIEARPLAE, encoded by the coding sequence ATGATCCTCGGCATCGGCACCGATCTGGCCAATATCGAGCGGATCGAGGCCACCTTGGAGCGTTTCGGCGATCGCTTCCGCAATCGCGTTTTCACCGATCTGGAACAAGCCAAGGCCGAGCGCCGGCGCGATACGGCCGGAACCTATGCCAAGCGCTGGGCCGCCAAGGAAGCCTGTTCCAAGGCGCTGGGGACCGGCCTGAGCATGGGCATAGCCTGGAAGGACATGAGCGTCACCAACCTGCGCACGGGTCAGCCGGTGATGCATGTCACGGGCTGGGCGGCGGAGCGGCTGAAGGAAATGACGCCGGAAGGCCATGAGGCGATCATCCATGTGACGCTGACAGACGATCACCCCTGGGCGCAGGCCTTCGTGGTGATCGAGGCGCGGCCCTTGGCCGAGTGA
- a CDS encoding DUF1491 family protein translates to MSRLTAEFWVSAYLARLRLRDIPAFVTAKGDLTAGAVLVKLNTLDGAARAFQRSFDLMTGERAWVVLAEGAEAEVDAAISRQRRFDPDLWVIEVEDRAGRHLLEEEGLAG, encoded by the coding sequence ATGAGCCGGCTGACGGCGGAGTTCTGGGTCTCCGCCTATCTCGCGCGGCTTCGGCTGCGCGACATCCCCGCCTTCGTCACCGCCAAGGGCGATCTGACGGCCGGGGCGGTGCTGGTGAAGCTCAACACGCTGGACGGCGCGGCGCGGGCCTTCCAGCGCAGCTTCGATCTGATGACGGGCGAACGCGCCTGGGTGGTGCTCGCCGAAGGGGCTGAGGCGGAAGTGGATGCCGCTATTTCCCGCCAACGCCGCTTTGACCCGGACCTCTGGGTGATCGAGGTTGAGGACAGGGCGGGGCGGCACCTTCTGGAAGAAGAGGGGCTGGCGGGCTAA
- a CDS encoding META domain-containing protein translates to MMRAVFLLGLGLTACQPDETISGYAGTETTWRLVEAAGQPIGPRITLRFPEEGQIAGEAPCNSYGGAQTVPYPWFAVQDLVSTRAACPDLELEGTYFAMLMSVSLAEVAGDTLILSNEAGLQLVYRAEAD, encoded by the coding sequence ATGATGCGCGCTGTATTCCTTCTGGGCCTCGGCCTTACCGCCTGCCAGCCAGACGAGACGATCTCGGGCTATGCGGGCACCGAGACGACGTGGCGGCTTGTCGAGGCGGCAGGGCAACCAATCGGGCCGCGCATCACGCTGCGGTTTCCCGAAGAGGGCCAGATCGCGGGCGAAGCACCCTGCAACAGCTATGGCGGCGCGCAGACCGTGCCTTACCCGTGGTTCGCGGTGCAGGATCTTGTTTCCACCCGCGCGGCCTGCCCGGATCTGGAGCTGGAAGGCACCTATTTCGCCATGCTCATGAGCGTGAGCCTTGCGGAAGTGGCGGGCGACACGCTGATCCTGTCCAATGAGGCCGGCCTGCAGCTGGTTTACCGCGCCGAGGCCGACTGA
- a CDS encoding DMT family transporter, with translation MQLRYWGLIFLLGMGWGSSFFFNEILLRELGPLTVALGRVGIGALGCWLWLFARRAPLAIPLRSVGVLVLFAAIQYAIPLAVFPITQQYITSSAAGIVNATTPVMAVAVSHVWPGGERATWLKSIGVGLGLAGIVVLVSPAFRGQGPSDPWALLATMIAPFCYGIALNLMRAFDGMNRTLLTAWSLLIGTAMLASVALGLEGPPHIERAGTWAALFVIGFALTSGAFILLFWLIPIIGGTTASTITFLTPVSAVLLGVLILAEPIGPAQIAGMAVIFSGLIFIDGRLPRRIFKPQPEG, from the coding sequence ATGCAACTGCGCTACTGGGGGCTGATTTTCCTGCTCGGCATGGGGTGGGGGTCGTCTTTTTTCTTCAATGAAATCCTGCTGCGCGAGCTTGGCCCGCTCACCGTGGCACTGGGGCGCGTCGGCATCGGGGCCTTGGGCTGCTGGCTCTGGCTCTTCGCACGCCGCGCGCCGCTGGCAATTCCACTGCGCAGCGTCGGCGTGCTCGTGCTCTTTGCCGCGATCCAATACGCGATCCCGCTCGCCGTCTTCCCGATCACCCAGCAATACATCACCTCTTCCGCCGCCGGGATCGTCAATGCCACCACGCCCGTCATGGCCGTGGCCGTGAGCCATGTCTGGCCCGGCGGCGAGCGGGCGACGTGGCTCAAATCTATCGGCGTCGGCCTTGGTTTGGCCGGCATCGTCGTACTGGTGTCGCCAGCGTTCCGGGGGCAGGGGCCGTCTGATCCCTGGGCGCTGCTGGCCACCATGATCGCGCCCTTCTGCTACGGCATCGCGCTCAACCTCATGCGCGCCTTTGACGGGATGAACCGCACGCTCCTCACAGCCTGGTCGCTGCTGATCGGCACGGCGATGCTTGCCTCCGTCGCGCTGGGGCTGGAGGGCCCCCCCCATATCGAGCGCGCCGGTACATGGGCCGCGCTCTTCGTCATCGGTTTTGCGCTGACCTCCGGTGCCTTCATCCTGCTGTTCTGGCTGATCCCGATCATCGGGGGCACGACGGCCAGCACGATCACCTTCCTCACGCCCGTCTCTGCCGTGCTGCTCGGCGTGCTGATCCTGGCAGAGCCCATTGGCCCGGCGCAGATCGCGGGCATGGCGGTGATCTTCTCGGGCCTGATCTTCATCGACGGCCGCCTGCCGAGGCGCATTTTCAAACCTCAACCAGAAGGTTGA
- the era gene encoding GTPase Era, with product MSETRAGFVALIGEPNAGKSTLLNRMVGAKVSIVTHKVQTTRARIRGVAMEGQSQIVFVDTPGLFRPRRRLDRAMVAAAWTGAADADVVVMMVEAHRGITEGVQAILDGLKERGTGQKVALAINKIDRVASEVLLKLTKDLNEAYPFAETFMISAEKGHGVEHLRKWLAQEVPAGPWLYPEDQIADLPMRMIAAEMTREKLTLRLHQELPYQLTVETENWEERKDGSARIDQVIYVMRDGHKGIVLGKKGETIKGVSTAARAELEAFLDRPVHLFLQVKVRPNWLEEKERYSEMGLDFKDGNA from the coding sequence ATGAGTGAAACACGCGCCGGTTTCGTGGCCCTGATCGGGGAGCCCAACGCGGGGAAATCCACGCTGCTGAACCGCATGGTGGGGGCCAAGGTCTCGATCGTGACCCATAAGGTGCAGACCACCCGCGCCCGCATCCGCGGTGTGGCGATGGAAGGGCAGAGCCAGATTGTTTTCGTCGACACGCCCGGCCTGTTCCGCCCGCGCCGCCGGCTTGATCGCGCGATGGTCGCCGCCGCCTGGACGGGTGCAGCCGATGCTGATGTGGTGGTGATGATGGTGGAAGCCCACCGTGGCATCACCGAAGGCGTGCAGGCGATTCTTGACGGTCTGAAAGAGCGCGGCACCGGCCAGAAAGTGGCGCTGGCGATCAACAAGATCGACCGTGTCGCCTCCGAGGTGCTGCTCAAGCTCACCAAGGATCTGAACGAGGCCTATCCTTTCGCGGAGACCTTCATGATCTCCGCCGAGAAGGGCCATGGCGTGGAGCATCTGCGCAAATGGCTGGCGCAGGAAGTGCCCGCCGGGCCGTGGCTCTACCCCGAGGATCAGATCGCCGATCTGCCCATGCGCATGATCGCCGCCGAGATGACCCGCGAAAAGCTCACCCTGCGCCTGCATCAGGAACTGCCCTACCAGCTCACCGTGGAAACCGAGAACTGGGAAGAGCGCAAGGACGGCTCCGCCCGCATCGATCAGGTGATCTACGTCATGCGCGACGGTCACAAGGGCATCGTGCTCGGCAAGAAGGGCGAGACGATCAAGGGCGTCTCCACGGCCGCGCGCGCGGAACTGGAAGCCTTCCTGGATCGCCCGGTGCATCTGTTCCTGCAGGTGAAAGTGCGCCCGAACTGGCTTGAAGAGAAAGAGCGCTACTCCGAGATGGGGCTTGATTTCAAAGACGGCAACGCATGA
- a CDS encoding NUDIX hydrolase: METLWLTRLKRLQALAATGQHFTRDGFDRERYEEIDALASAMLADLFTKAPVPIPGLPKPAHGYATPHVEVRGAVIRDGRILLVREAMDGLWALPGGYCDIGLSAAENVEKEIQEEAGLTARARHLYLIRHRAKGPFPPDPKDFYKIYFLCDEDGQVTPRPAQETTEAAFFAPDALPPLSPLRVHESDIMEAFRQAATPGLPVEFDRTAP, translated from the coding sequence TTGGAAACCCTATGGCTCACCCGCCTGAAACGCCTGCAGGCGCTTGCCGCCACTGGCCAGCACTTCACGCGCGACGGCTTTGACCGCGAGCGCTACGAGGAAATCGATGCGCTCGCCTCGGCCATGCTCGCCGATCTCTTCACCAAAGCCCCGGTGCCGATCCCTGGCCTGCCCAAACCCGCCCACGGCTACGCCACACCCCATGTCGAGGTGCGCGGCGCGGTGATCCGGGACGGTCGCATCCTGCTGGTACGCGAAGCGATGGATGGCCTCTGGGCCCTGCCCGGCGGCTATTGCGACATCGGCCTCTCAGCGGCCGAGAACGTCGAGAAAGAGATCCAAGAGGAGGCCGGGCTCACAGCACGCGCGCGCCACCTCTATCTGATCCGCCACCGCGCCAAGGGCCCCTTCCCGCCGGATCCGAAGGATTTCTACAAGATCTACTTCCTCTGCGACGAAGACGGCCAGGTCACCCCGCGTCCCGCGCAGGAAACCACCGAAGCCGCCTTCTTCGCCCCCGACGCCCTGCCGCCCCTCTCTCCCCTGCGCGTGCATGAAAGCGACATCATGGAAGCTTTCCGCCAAGCGGCCACACCGGGCCTGCCCGTGGAGTTCGACCGCACAGCCCCCTAA
- a CDS encoding F0F1 ATP synthase subunit A codes for MASEAHGEEGGLVFHPMDQFIVKPLFGDGAVHWYTITNVTLWMGFAVLGIFLLMVIGTRGRAVVPSRVQSIAELAYGFVYKMVEDVTGKDAVRFFPYIFTLFLFIVFANFLGLIPMSFTTTSHFAVTAVLALAVFITVTVLGFVLNGTKFLGLFWVSSAPLALRPILAVIELISYFVRPVSHCIRLAGNVMAGHAVIKVFAGFAAIAVISPVSVLAITAMYGLEVLVAFIQAYVFTILTCVYLKDALHPSH; via the coding sequence GTGGCAAGCGAAGCACACGGCGAAGAAGGCGGTCTGGTTTTCCACCCGATGGATCAGTTCATCGTGAAGCCCCTGTTTGGGGACGGCGCGGTGCATTGGTACACCATCACCAACGTGACGCTCTGGATGGGCTTCGCGGTGTTGGGCATCTTCCTGCTGATGGTCATCGGCACCCGCGGCCGCGCCGTCGTGCCCTCGCGTGTCCAATCCATCGCCGAACTGGCCTACGGCTTCGTTTACAAGATGGTCGAGGATGTGACGGGCAAGGATGCCGTGCGCTTCTTCCCCTATATCTTCACGCTCTTCCTCTTCATCGTCTTCGCCAACTTCCTTGGCCTGATCCCGATGAGCTTCACCACCACCTCCCACTTCGCGGTGACGGCGGTTCTGGCGCTCGCGGTCTTCATCACGGTCACGGTGCTCGGTTTCGTGCTGAACGGCACCAAGTTCCTCGGCCTCTTCTGGGTGTCCTCCGCGCCGCTGGCGCTGCGCCCGATCCTCGCCGTGATCGAGCTGATTTCCTACTTCGTGCGCCCCGTGAGCCACTGCATTCGTCTTGCAGGCAACGTGATGGCCGGCCATGCCGTGATCAAGGTTTTCGCGGGCTTCGCCGCCATCGCCGTGATCTCGCCGGTCTCCGTGCTCGCGATCACCGCCATGTATGGTCTTGAAGTGCTGGTGGCCTTCATCCAGGCCTACGTGTTCACGATCCTCACCTGCGTCTACCTGAAAGACGCGCTGCACCCCTCTCACTAA
- a CDS encoding pyridoxine 5'-phosphate synthase translates to MTQAPLGKLRLGVNIDHVATVRNARGGAYPDPLRAAQIAQEAGADGITAHLREDRRHISDADIEGLMEVLTVPLNFEMAATEEMQAIALRHKPHAVCIVPEKREERTTEGGLEVAREENRLAHFIAPLRDAGCRVSIFIAADKRQIEAAHRIGAAVIELHTGAYCDAHAEGDFAARDRELDALREMSAFAHSLGLEVHAGHGLTYDTVQPVAAFPEVMELNIGHFLIGESIFRGLTPAIAEMRRLMDEARA, encoded by the coding sequence ATGACACAAGCGCCCCTCGGCAAGCTGCGCCTCGGCGTCAACATCGATCACGTGGCCACCGTGCGCAACGCGCGCGGCGGGGCCTATCCCGATCCGCTGCGCGCCGCGCAAATCGCGCAAGAAGCCGGGGCCGATGGCATCACCGCCCACCTGCGCGAAGATCGCCGCCACATTTCGGATGCCGACATCGAAGGCCTGATGGAGGTGCTCACCGTGCCGCTGAACTTCGAGATGGCGGCCACGGAAGAAATGCAGGCCATCGCCCTGCGCCACAAGCCCCATGCCGTCTGCATCGTGCCGGAAAAGCGCGAAGAGCGCACCACGGAGGGCGGGCTCGAAGTCGCGCGGGAAGAAAACCGGCTGGCCCATTTCATTGCGCCGCTGCGCGATGCGGGCTGCCGGGTGTCGATCTTCATCGCCGCCGACAAGCGCCAGATCGAGGCGGCGCACCGGATCGGCGCCGCCGTGATCGAACTGCACACCGGTGCTTATTGCGATGCCCATGCCGAGGGCGATTTCGCCGCGCGCGACCGCGAGCTGGACGCTCTGCGCGAAATGTCGGCCTTCGCCCATTCGCTCGGGCTGGAGGTGCATGCGGGCCACGGGCTGACCTATGACACCGTGCAGCCGGTTGCGGCTTTCCCGGAAGTTATGGAGCTCAACATCGGCCATTTCCTGATCGGCGAGTCGATCTTCCGCGGCCTCACCCCGGCCATCGCCGAAATGCGCCGCCTGATGGATGAGGCGCGCGCATGA
- a CDS encoding ArsR/SmtB family transcription factor produces the protein MSKSVPLDTVFAALADPTRREILSMLLEDDMAVTDVAEPFEMSLAAISKHLNVLTNAGLISQEKFGRVKWCKLEPDALRDASIWMQSFGQFEAVNLDAFERFLEREIPEADEG, from the coding sequence GTGAGCAAATCTGTGCCCCTTGATACCGTCTTCGCGGCCCTGGCCGACCCCACCCGGCGGGAGATCCTCTCCATGCTGCTGGAGGATGATATGGCGGTGACGGATGTGGCCGAGCCCTTCGAGATGTCGCTCGCGGCGATCTCCAAGCACCTAAACGTGCTCACGAACGCCGGGCTGATCAGCCAGGAGAAATTCGGCCGGGTGAAATGGTGCAAGCTGGAGCCCGACGCGCTGCGGGATGCCTCGATCTGGATGCAGAGCTTCGGGCAGTTCGAGGCGGTGAACCTTGATGCCTTCGAGCGGTTCTTGGAGCGCGAAATCCCCGAGGCCGACGAGGGCTGA
- a CDS encoding F0F1 ATP synthase subunit B': MATETHDAATDAAHTAGHAAESAGMPQLDFSTYSNQIVWLVIALLAIYFILTRIALPRVAAVLAERQGTITNDIAAAEELKLKAQEAEEAYQQALADARAEAARIVAETKAEIQGELDAATAKADAEIAAKAAESEKAIAEIREGALAAVKDVAQDTASEIVSALGMKADAEAITAAVAARVKG; encoded by the coding sequence ATGGCTACCGAGACCCACGACGCCGCAACGGACGCCGCACATACCGCGGGTCACGCTGCAGAATCCGCCGGGATGCCCCAGCTGGATTTTTCTACCTATTCGAACCAGATCGTCTGGCTCGTGATCGCGCTTCTTGCGATCTACTTCATCCTGACCCGCATCGCGCTGCCGCGCGTGGCGGCGGTGCTTGCCGAACGTCAGGGGACCATTACGAATGACATCGCCGCGGCGGAAGAACTGAAGCTGAAAGCGCAGGAGGCTGAGGAAGCCTACCAGCAGGCGCTTGCCGATGCCCGCGCCGAGGCAGCCCGGATTGTGGCCGAAACCAAGGCCGAGATTCAGGGCGAACTGGATGCGGCCACCGCCAAGGCGGATGCCGAGATCGCGGCCAAGGCGGCCGAATCCGAGAAAGCCATCGCCGAGATCCGCGAAGGGGCGCTTGCTGCCGTCAAGGATGTCGCGCAGGACACCGCCTCCGAGATCGTGTCGGCGCTGGGCATGAAAGCCGACGCCGAGGCCATCACCGCCGCCGTCGCAGCGCGTGTGAAAGGGTAA
- a CDS encoding AtpZ/AtpI family protein, with translation MSEHDHKERLARLEERIHALKGGKQEKHHSEEHYSQAQMGWRMVIELVAGLGVGFGIGYGLDSLFGTLPIFLVLFVFLGFAAGVKTMLRTAQEFQEKQAAEPAEDDERA, from the coding sequence CTGTCTGAGCACGACCACAAAGAGCGTCTGGCCCGCCTCGAAGAGCGCATCCATGCGCTGAAGGGCGGCAAGCAGGAGAAGCACCATTCGGAAGAGCACTACTCGCAGGCCCAGATGGGCTGGCGCATGGTGATCGAGCTTGTGGCTGGCCTTGGGGTCGGCTTTGGCATCGGGTACGGGCTGGACAGCCTCTTCGGCACTCTGCCGATCTTCCTGGTGCTCTTTGTGTTTTTGGGCTTCGCGGCCGGGGTGAAGACGATGCTTCGCACGGCGCAGGAGTTCCAGGAGAAACAGGCGGCAGAGCCCGCCGAGGATGACGAGAGGGCATAA
- the rnc gene encoding ribonuclease III, with translation MKLSADLKAFEARIGHRFKRPELLLRAVTHSSMSSPTRSDNQRLEFLGDRVLGLTMAGALFSADKEATEGQLAPRFNALVRKETCADVAREVDLGAVLKLGRSEMMSGGRRKAALLGDGMEAVIAAVYLDAGFEAAQEMVLRLWGKRVHTVETDSRDAKTSLQEWAQARKQQPPRYAQLKREGPDHAPVFTISVTLESGESEMATAGSKRQAEQAAAKALLARMESEDE, from the coding sequence GTGAAACTTTCCGCTGACCTGAAAGCGTTCGAGGCCCGGATCGGGCACAGGTTCAAACGGCCCGAGCTTCTGCTGCGGGCCGTTACGCATTCCTCCATGTCCTCGCCCACCCGTTCGGATAACCAGCGGCTGGAGTTCCTTGGCGACCGCGTGCTGGGCCTGACGATGGCGGGCGCGCTGTTTTCTGCTGACAAGGAAGCCACCGAAGGCCAGCTCGCGCCGCGCTTCAACGCGCTGGTGCGCAAGGAGACCTGCGCCGACGTGGCACGTGAGGTCGATCTGGGCGCGGTCTTGAAACTGGGGCGCAGCGAGATGATGTCTGGCGGGCGGCGCAAGGCCGCACTGCTGGGCGACGGGATGGAAGCGGTGATCGCCGCCGTCTATCTGGACGCGGGTTTTGAAGCGGCGCAGGAAATGGTGCTTCGGCTCTGGGGCAAACGCGTGCACACCGTGGAAACCGACAGCCGCGATGCGAAAACCTCGCTGCAGGAATGGGCGCAGGCCCGCAAGCAACAACCGCCGCGCTACGCGCAGCTCAAGCGCGAGGGGCCGGATCACGCCCCGGTTTTCACCATTTCGGTGACGCTGGAGAGCGGCGAAAGTGAAATGGCCACCGCCGGATCGAAACGGCAGGCCGAACAGGCCGCCGCCAAGGCGCTGCTGGCCCGTATGGAGAGTGAAGATGAGTGA
- a CDS encoding F0F1 ATP synthase subunit C, with protein sequence MEGELAHIGAGLAAIGSGAAAIGVGNVAGNFLSGALRNPSAAGGQTATLFIGIAFAEALGIFSFLVALLLMFAV encoded by the coding sequence ATGGAAGGCGAACTCGCACACATCGGCGCTGGTCTGGCTGCAATCGGTTCTGGCGCTGCTGCCATCGGTGTTGGCAACGTGGCCGGCAACTTCCTGTCCGGCGCCCTGCGCAACCCCTCCGCCGCCGGCGGCCAAACCGCGACCCTCTTCATCGGCATCGCCTTTGCAGAAGCTCTGGGGATCTTCTCGTTCCTCGTCGCTCTGCTGCTGATGTTCGCCGTCTAA